The sequence ATGATCGCCTTCGCGTCGTCGCTCGACCAGGCCGGCCCGATCGCCCGCAACGTCGCGGACACGGCGCTGCTCTTCCGCGCCATGACCGGCCCGGCGGACCGCAACGACTCCACGTCGATCGGCTGGGACACGAACAGCCACCCGCTCGACCTGCCGACCGCCGAGCGCCTGGACGGCGTGCGGATCGGCGTCCCCGTCGACCTGCTGGGCGAGGGCATCGAGCCCGGCGTCCGCGCGGCGTTCGACGCGGCGCTCCGCCAGGCGGAGGGCCTGGGCGCGACGGTCGTCGAGATCGCGCTGCCGCACGCCCGCCACGCGCTCGCGGCGTACTACCTGCTCGCCCCGGCCGAGGCGTCGTCCAACCTGGCCCGCTTCGACGGGGTGCGCTACGGCAACCGCGCCGACATCGACGGCGGCGGTCTGGTCGAGCTGTACACGAGGACCCGCCACGACGGCTTCGGCCCCGAGGTCAAGCGGCGCATCATGCTCGGCACGTACGCGCTGTCGAGCGGCTTCTACGACGCGTACTACCGGCGCGCGCAGCAGGTCCGCACGAAGATCGTCGAGGACTTCCGCGCCGCGCACGAGACGGTGGACCTGATCGCCACGCCGACGAGCCCGACGGTCGCCTGGAAGCTGGGCGAGCGCACGGACGACCCGGTCGCGATGTACCAGGCCGACGTCACGACGCTGCCGTTCTCGCTGGCCGGCGTCCCGGCGATCTCGCTCCCCTGCGGCACGTCGGAGGGGCTGCCGGTCGGCCTGCAGCTGTCCGGGCCCGCGTTCAGCGAGCAGACGATCCTCGACGCCGCGCACGCCCTCGAGGCGACGCTCGGCTTCGACGGCACCCCGGCGCGGACGGGCGCCGGCACGAAGGAGACCCG comes from Patulibacter sp. SYSU D01012 and encodes:
- the gatA gene encoding Asp-tRNA(Asn)/Glu-tRNA(Gln) amidotransferase subunit GatA, translating into MTDPISLSVVEAAAALRRGDLGQDELFAAYRDRAAADDTNAFTWLADDAGSALAGRDRPGTDSVLAGVPLAIKDLFCIEGVPTASASNILRGYLPPYTATAVRRLQDAGATVLGKTNQDEFAMGSSNENSAFGPVRNPWDRERVPGGSSGGSAAAVAAGLAPASIGTDTGGSVRQPAALCGVVGLKPTYGTVSRFGMIAFASSLDQAGPIARNVADTALLFRAMTGPADRNDSTSIGWDTNSHPLDLPTAERLDGVRIGVPVDLLGEGIEPGVRAAFDAALRQAEGLGATVVEIALPHARHALAAYYLLAPAEASSNLARFDGVRYGNRADIDGGGLVELYTRTRHDGFGPEVKRRIMLGTYALSSGFYDAYYRRAQQVRTKIVEDFRAAHETVDLIATPTSPTVAWKLGERTDDPVAMYQADVTTLPFSLAGVPAISLPCGTSEGLPVGLQLSGPAFSEQTILDAAHALEATLGFDGTPARTGAGTKETR